The genome window AGGTGACGTCACACAGACGCATTTATGTCTCGCGTGGCGCCTCAACAGGCTAATTTCGATTTAGGTTGTTTTTCTAACGACGACAGGAGACAGTCAATCGGAACTCTTCATCTCTGCTGCATTTGTGCACGACACATAGGACAGACGTGTGTGCATTTATGTTTGGGTTTTTAATCCACCTGAGTGGATAAGAAAtggacattgattgattgattgattgattgattgattgaccagCGTGTCAAGAAGAACTTCTCCCACACTATCTCTCTATGTGTAATGAAGCCTTGCATGCATGGTTGTCTTTCCATTGATGCGATCAATCAAACCTTACTATATTCAGACACACGGGTAGGTCCATGTTAAAAAGGAAAaacacaacacaggacaacacaaaaaaacatagctaacagcagttcacaagtccaccatgattaaaacctacacacacatttgttccaacgtttccagaaacaagaggagtacctggtgtcactttggGCAGCctcagttaagagcattataattacatttttggagtcaattaatcgacacataaaattatacattcaattcctcaacacagcaggaaaagtgggaacattgaTAGTCACCAACACACGACTTGCACGTGTCCGTCTTGGAAGCTCGAGCAAGTTTGTGAGTGCATCATCATATGCTACTGCAACTTTTTCATGTTTGCTTTGCTATAATTGCGCCACAAGGGGGCAGTATAGAGCGGAGTACGgtcgggccctaaaaagagcagttttattgGTAGTTTTGATTGTTGAGGTCATAACCAATTTGGGAACTGCAACTTTGTGAGACAACTGTAAtggttgatatcagaaaaccccattaTCTGCACAGGACATCCAACTCCTTATGACATGTTATCCTTTGTCCCGTTAATATTTATATTCTCATCCGCTTGAACCTCGCAGAACTGGAAAATGCTATGGTCTCGGCCAAATCTCTCACAGGCTTGGTTTTGGAGATGTATGCTCTACTACTGCACCCCTGATTCTTCAGCTTATGAGCCTCTGAAGCCGCCGTGGGAGTGGGATCCGGGGGTAAGGTTTCGTTCCGCAGACTGGATCAAGATTTGCAGTGGGATGTTCCTGAAATGTCCTTCAATTTCTATTGGTGAGCGAAATTTATAGAACTTAATTCACACTTATTCGCCTCCAGAAAAGGTTCCCCAGCAGCTCAGACCTCTGCTACGTTTTCCTTCCACCCACAGCTCAGCGGAAGCCCCCCCGGTGTTCCCGGCAGGTCTGGCGTTTGGCCGGGATAGGTGTGGACGACAAGCTCGGTCCGTGTTGTGGTACGGAGCAGACGGGCTCCAGAGAAAGTTTATTTTGAATCCCTGAATCTCTGCAGACGTGTTGAGGTGTAGTATCTGACTGCAACACAGTCGAACAACGCAAAACGTTTTCCTTTTAGCCCATTTCACAAGGCCCAAAGGTGGTCTGGCCTCTATGCAGAGTGTTTTTCCTATagctaaaaaaggaaaaaaggaaatcAAGAGGAATCTTGTAAACACACTGTCCAGTTAGTCACGTGACTTCCTATAAACAGCCGAATTGAAAGTTACTACACTTGATCTCAGCCAGAAGGCCGAGAAGTGAAACTGAAAGTGACGCGGGCCGAGCTGAAAAACAGGCCCGCATGACGTGGCATacattatattgtaacgtgcagtgataagtagacacgctggccgctggctggcgggtctgagcctttagtcgagcggttagcgaagtcgcctgcggtgcgggcgatacgggttcgcttcccgaccgcggcagctcctgtggctgcgttgtcccacgaattcgctataatattaAATTTCTGCTAATAGACCACCCTACATCCTACATGCTGCACCTTTATTAACACCCCACTGATTTCACCAAACAATTTGGTTTTTCCTTGGCACATTTGTTCAAATAAATAAGCCGTTGTTTTTTTGTTATTCGCCGATGTATTGTTGTATCGTGTTGTCTTTATGTTTTCTCTATAAACATTATGTTTTTAATGTAATTAGTCAATCTGTTTGTATTCAATAttttaattcatccatccatccattaactgaaccgcttatcctgctctcagggtggcggggatgctggagcctaccccagcagtcattgggcggcaggcggggagacaccctggacaggccgccagaccatcacacagggccgacacaccctgtgtctgcacaccaggtgctccggtttcctcccacagtccaaagacatgtaggtcaggtgaatcggcattattAATAACCAATCATGAGGCTTGATTTTCTTGGACTGGAAACAAAGCCGAGGCTAGGAAGGTAGCATTACTGCTAACAACAGCAGGCCCACACGCCATTGAAGTGTACAACACTTTCGTGTATGAAAATGAAGACGACAAaagttgcgcgtgggaggattacatccccccagttccccctcacccctgagcaggggccccgactgaccagaggaggcgctagtgcagcgaccaggacacatacccacatctggcttcccacccgcagacacgtccagttgtgtctgtagggacgcccgacctaagcagaggtaacacggggactcgaaccagtgatgcccgtgttggtaaggcaacggaacagaccaccgcgccacccggacaccttatTCCCGGTTTCTTAGGGGtccccacagcagattttatagttttcatcggtaccctgtgagggcacagcaccgatgacgGCCGTTGTTAGCCCGGGCCGTGACTGATCCGGgttgggccttgaccgatccggtatggtcttgtcaatacgcatactgatttggcaaaaatttacgtcggacgcccttcctgccacaaccactaaccctatggaagggggtacaggtaaagcgctggatgccatcccagtattcatggacttgcgcccatgcctgtcaccaccaTGAACAATGAAAACATATTGCAGCGTTCACCACTATGAAGAGCACAGTATCTTTATTCTCGGCTGTTCTCAGCCATAGccccacaacacagactgtctgAAATGTCCTCTTTCACTAAATATACGGTTATTTCTACTTGCTGGGGggtatagtggtctattctgttgcctaccaacatgaggatcgccggttcgaatccccgtgttacctccgactaggtcaggcgtccctacagacacaatttgccgtgtctgcgggtgggaagccagatgggggtatgtgtcctggtcactgcactagcgcctcctctagtcggtcatggcgcctgttcagggggggggggactggcgggaatagcgtgatcctcccacacgctacatcccccaggtgaaactcctcattgtcaagtgaaaagaagtggctggcaactgcacaggtatcagaggaggcatgtggtagtctgcagccctccccggatcggcagagggggtggagcaacaaccgggacagctcggaagagtggggtaattggcccgggtacaactggggagaaaagggaggagaggggggggcaaTCTCTACTTGCTGGGTATTTCCACTTTAAATGATCTAAATGAAGAATTAGTTTGTATAAATCTCAAGTGGTAGTGGTAATGGCATCTTAAATGTGGTTTGTTCATCCGCTGTGTTTGTCCAGGTTGTTTCTAAAGATATGGGCTGTCAACGAAAGAATATTTCCATATTTTTAGTCTGTAGATGTTAAAAGAACAAAAGTAACTCAAAGTAATTACGCAATTCGTTTTTCAATAACAAATTCATTTACTCTTGAGTAACTTTTGTCATCAACACGTTTACCCTTACTCGAGTAAATTATGAACAAAGTAGCAGTACTTTTACCTGAGCAGGAATTTTCATTACTTTTTGCACCTATACAACAGAGGTATTACAACACAGCAAAGAGCAAAGGCCGTAGCTCGGCGGCCATAGATGCGAAACCAACAGCAAAGGCGTCGTGTTGAAAACTGCCCtgcgagggaaaaaaaagaaatgaagaatCAGTTGCTGCAGATAAATGAGTAATTCCCCAGGGGGATTTTACATCAACAACTTTACAGAAGATCTCCTGCAGAAAATGACATGAAATTTCAAGGAAATGTGCCCGATGGTCCTTAAATGACCCGATTAATTTTGGAGGTAATTGGGTCGAGGTCACAGTCAAGGCTCAAAATCGTTCTCGGATATAATTTTGTTGTAAATGGTTCAGTTTACTTCAAATCGACACCAAAatgttcagttttgtttttcaaagaCATATTCCTTTCCAGTTGCAATAGTTAATACCAATTGCAATAGTTAATAATGCATTGTTTTGAGGATCagaaggggtcaaaggtcagcggGGATTGTTGTGCTTGGCAGCACTTGATGAATGCTTCATCCAAACaataaaacccaaacaaacacaaTATTTAATCAGAGTTGTCTCGTATTTGACCTCATTTTAACCCCTTGGCGTCAAGCATGATGCCTTCTCTTGCTTCTTCACCTCCTCGACTCAACACCTCCCTCTTGTCTTTACCTTCAGGCCTTGTCTTTGAGGTACCACCCCTTTCCTCATCTTCATTTTCCCCATCGGGCCATCGTCTCCCCTGTTCCCTGGCCTGGCCGTacttttccatctgtctgtcatcACCGTCATCATTTCTTTCTGCGTTTCTGCCGTGTTCAACCTCATCTCCCTTCACTTGGTCCAAGGTGGCGCTCCAGGCCTCGCCGCCCTTGGCCCCTGGGAGAGGCCACTGTGGACTGGTGTCACCGGATAAAGGCATCTGAGACCCTGGTACTGTAAATATACATGTGAAATAACGTAGCCCATCATAACTAGCTAGTTGTTTAGCGTTTCCACATGTGTGAAGACAATGATGATGTGCCAATGTGAACCTTACCTTTTCTGTACATGAGCAGATACGCATCACGCGACCTGTTAGGAGATAAGTGTGAAATAATAGTTATCTTTCAGAAAAAGCCAGCAAAAACCAAAGGGAGACCATGCTCACATTGCGCTACATTTAGGAGTGTATAGGCCTACTATCAGCCATCTGTCAATCACTCAGTCAATCAAACAATTATTTGGTATAACACATTAAATGTAAGGCAATGTGCATAGTAAGTTAAAAGGCTTATAAATAATTTTAGCATTTACCAATACACAAGACAAGACAGCATGTGTGTGCTAGAATTAATAAAGATGTGTTTAACGTACATGTATGTCCCTTCTTTCACAAATGGTTGCCTTTTGGCCtacaaaattaaagaaaaaagctATTTAAACTGGGTAGTCAGTGCAAAATATTTTGTCAGTAATTTAAATAAATGCGTGCCACACGAGTGATGttcaaataaaaacataaaatcaTCCTCACCTTGTAAATGTGTGAATCGTCAAACACGTACCACATTTTGTCCTCACTGGACTGGATTGTTGCCGTATAATGGCCACCACTTACGCTACCAGAGTGATCCACTATTCCATAGAGTTCGTAGCTCACCTTCTGTTTTATGACGTGGAGAAAGTAGTTAGCTTAAGAGCATATGAATGCTACAAAGAATCGCTATCAACCGGGCACAGCCACATTTATGACGTTATTCCTTGCCTCTCTCTGTAAACTGCTCGGCACAGCCACAAAGCAGTCAGTTTTAACTGCTGACATTCTGCTGTAGTTGATGTCAACCCTCTTGAGGAGCATAATCAAAATCTGAGGGTATTTGTCCATATGACATTCCTAAGCACAAGAGTAAACACTGTGAGACAGTATTAGTTTTCATTAACTTTTTCATATTCAACCATACAGATAATACAAAACAAACTTGCTTCGTCTACGAGTAATGATGTAACCCCTCGACTCCCTCACCCCAAGTTAAGAAAATTACATATGTTAGCAAAGCAATCTACCTTTGTGAAGTAATACTGCAaaaataattattatcattactcaATTTGGTTGGTTACTCACCGTAGTTGCCTCTGTTTTTCTTTCACATGCGTTGCAGTACACATTATTTTCTCCACTGAATGTTGCAGGATGGAACAGCATTTCAAAGCCCCTTTTCTGTGAATACACAAACACCATTAGATTCCCAttatcactcacactcactctcacacccacccacccccacacacacacacacacacacacacatacaccatcgtcggcggtcacttggggtcaagtataactgtcctccctctggatcTTGTGGtaggcatagaggccgatcctcgagccgcataatgggaggatgcctgcacgtgacagctttttaagtGGAGtaactgatgcgcctgcagcttggcagggggtggccagagtccaatggcatggagaaccaagacgattggggaacaccctctgttgcagccttcatctgccttcattgccgttgtgacctgaagacatcttccgccaCTTCCTCTGTTGAGGTCTTCGTTGGATCACACTTTGTCTGGAACCGCTGCCTTGAcaaatccgccttgggtgaccctaccaggagccaagctccagaccagatagctcttgggatcattggtacacgcaagcttctccaccatggcaaggtggcaatccaggagaagacacacacacaaatccacacatGTATGTTTGCAAAGACCCTGCATTCATTCCTTAGCCTTttacccttaacctaatcctacttctaaccctaaccttgaaTCCAAGTCCTAATCCTAATTCATATTGATCCTCACAAAAatagaagtacacacacacacacacacaaagcactctGAACTCTGTCTTACCACGCTGTAGGACTGACCGCGGGTAGCATGTATGGACAATGGGAGGATGAAAAAGGAACTCTTTTCTTCAATCACATCATGTTCCTCGGAGCACTTGGTTCTGTATCTCAGCTGTCCTTGGAAGATCTAACAACAGATACTGATCATTAGCGTTATTCCTATTGCCTTTCCTGACAAATTTCAGCATGCGGTTGACAATTAAAGATACTTACTTCAGAAACTGCAGGACTGACCACATGCAGTATCTTCTCCAGACACTCAGCTGCATCACACTGTTCATAAACTGCAAAACGACAAATTGGTTCAGGAGAAATCTGGGCTACATGAATCATTCAGATGTGTGTAAAAGCACCAGAAGTTGTATATATTTTGATGCCCTAAACATCGTCAGAATTGGTGCCCTCCTAAGAGGACCCCAATGGCCGTGGTATTTTTCTCTGAATAGTGCCTCTTCCCGAGAGTGGATTTTCCTCATGCCTaccaaactggggggggggggggtccaacttTGTTTTCAGGATCAAAGAATAAAATGGGAGTGGTCCACACACCTCTTCACTTTGTGACACACTATTAGCCACGAGATAGTGAATGAGTCACAtgcaaaaatgttttttttaaagaagggAAGATGTGTTGTTATATGCCTTTGTTAGGAACTGCGTTACCCAGAATCCCGGATGTTATGTTGTTTAATttatgtgaatttttatccttccCCTCGTCCTCGTGTcagtctgcatgcaaggccagaCGGGGGGtgacagtattgtaacgtgcatggataagtagacacgtaagCCCTTGGCTAGtagagcggttagcaatgtcgcccgcggcgcgggagatacgggttcgcgtcccggctgcggcggttcctgcggttgccccccgaattcgctacagtatgcatCGCCTGTCTATGTAATGTTGATAACTGCCACTTGTCTGTTACAGAGTATGtttatggtctgggtagattggaaaaactgaattgcccttctgggataaatagaaTTGTCTGAATctggcttggcatacaacacacgGAATTTTcatgccaatgtgtcctagacagagttaatctgcaaatGGAGTTCAGTTtatccacctgcaaaggcaagctTTATTAACTACCGAGAACCGCTTATAATAACTTCATCctttagatcagtgtttctcaacctggggtccgcggacccctagtggtccgtggtgtaattgcaaggggtccgtgaaaataaaatatctttaaaaaaaaaaagatcctatgacatttatagaaataggattattttactcaaatgtgacagacCTTTATCTAACTAAACTATAAAggttaacaggactttttttctctaattacatctgtttcacaagtgtaatttattgtatttcaataagagatctcgctcccgtttgcattgttaaaagttactgcataaaaattctgttttgttacatatatctgaaagttactgcataagaattctgttttgttacatatatctgaaagttactgaatacatattctgtttagttacatatatctgaaagttactgaatacatattctgttttgttaactatatctgaaagttactgcataagaattctgttttgttaactatatctaagttacaactgaaagctcttatttttgccccaaagagtgaataaatgctataatgcaatttaaaatgcagtttctactgtttctatcaaattgcaacccccctcccccaagatcaggtggaggggtcctcagggtagatcaaacatacgcagggggtccaggaccccaaaaaggttgagaaccactgctctagataaTCTGCGGGATGACAATGACACATATTTTTGTCAGACATGTATAGCCCCCGCCGGTCCCcctcttcagcatgtttgatcagcttaaACAAcgaatcagcatcgcttctccaagagggggacaatcaccacaaTTGAAACAAGGAGACCCAGAAACAAAGAACGACAACATCTGATAAGACCTCGAAACAGACGCTGACACGTGTTCAACTAAACATAATAAGATCAATATTATCGATATCAGTTTAAGATAGCAGTTATAACGATGAAGGAgaagacaagtaaaaaaaaaagggaacacaAGCGCGCTTGTGTCGTTGCAGTACTCCATATCGCCACGAGGGGCGCATGTAATcacggattgtacctttaatccTGAGCCGCTGCTGCTGTTGGATCGTGAAAAGTATTCCAGCCATCTAATCACTATAGGCGAATATAACGAGG of Lampris incognitus isolate fLamInc1 chromosome 20, fLamInc1.hap2, whole genome shotgun sequence contains these proteins:
- the LOC130130853 gene encoding ubiquitin carboxyl-terminal hydrolase 47-like; translation: MGKKRLKQQRKRGTPAIKSGLVYHGLYNQGATCYLNSVLQVLFMTNEIEGRFDCNIQADLQLKKTSEDLKSGVCHTTNITSTLGIQNVYEQCDAAECLEKILHVVSPAVSEIFQGQLRYRTKCSEEHDVIEEKSSFFILPLSIHATRGQSYSVKRGFEMLFHPATFSGENNVYCNACERKTEATTECHMDKYPQILIMLLKRVDINYSRMSAVKTDCFVAVPSSLQREKVSYELYGIVDHSGSVSGGHYTATIQSSEDKMWYVFDDSHIYKAKRQPFVKEGTYMSRDAYLLMYRKVPGSQMPLSGDTSPQWPLPGAKGGEAWSATLDQVKGDEVEHGRNAERNDDGDDRQMEKYGQAREQGRRWPDGENEDEERGGTSKTRPEGQFSTRRLCCWFRIYGRRATAFALCCVVIPLLYRCKK